One stretch of Flavobacterium sp. 9 DNA includes these proteins:
- a CDS encoding SusD/RagB family nutrient-binding outer membrane lipoprotein, producing the protein MRKLLYISFATAAIFLGSCSESDFADAYRDPETVTTTTVPKQFAGFMKINFEDVIPSYWNYFTVIRTTSLSYTQAHGFVNSTGRYVVGEAGKDRWNRYYKFIAQYRELEKVMGSLSPADQAANRIYMITATIYLYDHTSKMIDNFGDIPFSEAGKISMTGGDYSKAAAKYDGQTELYVKMLDDLKAFSTELNTITLATGVETVFKNQDLINKGNLVSWKNYCNSLRLKMLNRVSAVPTLSARASTEMAEIIAEGKLVDETSENIAFKVYTQDTDLDTAGFFDALESGGNNIAPKPMIDHMNANNDPREPWLFEKGASATAYVGLDPTLTSGVQEQLVADTQIAIYNRSVISKNKWLPGTVVNAAEVNLILAEYYSRNGNAATAKVHFEKAIRQSIEYYVRLGDKADVLTWKPTTEPTVAEVDAYIAKINFDGATTAADQLKLIAFQKYIHYNVMQADESWAEQRRLKLPAFYFMDDETSSIRKTPPTRWTYPNSERVYNTDNYNKVKDKDDLNTKIFWDVK; encoded by the coding sequence ATGAGAAAATTATTATATATATCATTTGCGACAGCAGCAATTTTTCTAGGCTCTTGTTCAGAGAGTGATTTTGCAGATGCGTATAGAGATCCGGAAACAGTAACAACGACAACTGTGCCTAAACAGTTTGCCGGTTTCATGAAAATTAACTTTGAGGATGTAATCCCATCGTATTGGAATTATTTTACAGTAATAAGAACGACTTCTTTAAGCTATACTCAGGCTCATGGATTTGTTAATTCAACAGGTCGTTATGTTGTAGGAGAAGCTGGAAAAGACAGATGGAACAGGTATTACAAATTCATTGCTCAATATAGAGAGTTAGAAAAAGTGATGGGTTCTTTATCTCCTGCTGATCAGGCAGCGAATAGAATCTACATGATTACGGCAACCATTTATTTGTATGATCATACGTCAAAAATGATTGATAATTTTGGAGATATTCCTTTCTCTGAAGCTGGTAAAATTAGTATGACAGGTGGTGATTATAGTAAAGCAGCTGCTAAGTATGATGGTCAAACGGAGCTTTATGTTAAGATGTTAGACGATTTGAAAGCTTTTTCTACTGAATTAAATACAATTACTTTGGCTACCGGAGTAGAAACAGTATTTAAAAATCAAGACCTGATTAATAAAGGAAACTTGGTAAGCTGGAAAAACTACTGTAATTCTTTACGTTTGAAAATGTTAAACAGAGTTTCTGCAGTTCCTACTTTATCAGCCAGAGCTAGTACAGAAATGGCTGAGATCATTGCAGAAGGAAAACTTGTAGACGAAACCTCAGAGAATATTGCTTTCAAAGTTTATACTCAGGATACTGATTTAGATACCGCAGGTTTCTTTGATGCTTTAGAATCAGGAGGAAACAACATTGCCCCAAAACCAATGATTGATCACATGAATGCCAATAATGATCCGCGTGAACCTTGGTTGTTTGAAAAAGGAGCAAGCGCAACAGCTTATGTAGGACTTGATCCAACGCTTACATCCGGAGTTCAGGAGCAGTTAGTTGCTGATACTCAAATCGCAATCTACAATAGATCTGTAATCAGCAAAAATAAATGGTTACCAGGAACAGTTGTAAATGCTGCCGAAGTAAACCTGATTCTTGCAGAGTACTATTCAAGAAACGGAAATGCTGCTACAGCAAAAGTACATTTCGAGAAAGCGATCAGACAATCTATCGAATATTATGTAAGATTAGGAGACAAAGCTGATGTTCTTACCTGGAAACCAACTACTGAACCAACAGTGGCTGAGGTTGATGCTTATATTGCTAAAATTAACTTTGACGGAGCTACAACAGCTGCTGATCAATTGAAGTTGATTGCTTTTCAAAAGTACATTCACTACAATGTAATGCAAGCTGATGAATCTTGGGCGGAACAAAGAAGATTGAAACTTCCGGCATTTTATTTCATGGATGATGAGACAAGTTCAATTAGAAAAACTCCACCAACGCGTTGGACATATCCAAATTCTGAAAGAGTTTATAATACAGATAATTATAATAAAGTTAAAGACAAAGACGATTTAAATACTAAAATTTTCTGGGACGTAAAATAA
- a CDS encoding SusC/RagA family TonB-linked outer membrane protein: MRKLLYESLLVFLMVLCSQGVSAQNKTISGVITDSANMPIPFVTVKEKGTKVEASADENGAFTISVKEGATIIVSLIGFKTTELKAVDGMKIKLATATNELDGVTVTALGQTKKNKSIGYATSVIKADALVKTASPTIANGLYGKAPGVRISSTPGGAGAINIQIRGINSITGRNQPLIILDGVPIRDGEVNNNDYWNQQRVKNNGLADINPEDIENISILKGASAAALYGSEAVNGVVLITSKSGKGKKGLGIDFSTSYSGNEIAYLPRFQYERGPGWTNANYSTGYLAPDGFAHYDVDGNGTFETRGVSNSGNNFGPWFDGKPVMTWDGVIRPYSAQRDGYKNMFQNSWDSTTNFALSNNTENSSIRFSYTRIESEALSMGNNNKKNNFNLNASFKTGKLKTDVIVSYMNQNLQNRTFAMDRLVNNFTGMLSPFDNGDWYKAKYKTSLGYKYVIGKDTQSLTPIENIYRNGFRGDIADYFWNTGAKQQDEITNRLIASVTETLSVTKDLALRGRVSTDLTAINIENKNPVEVPLVYEFGNEGDRSGSFMMEGQDYNILYGDLLATYNKKINEDFGINAVVGYSATRETYRTLSRSTKGGLSVEGWYDLKSSIGIATSDSKREETLKDAVFGTLSGSFRNYLFVEGTIRRDRTSTMNPNNNAFTYPSVNSSFVLSDAVKLPDFISYAKMRGSWGIVGSYPGRYGANVAFIQNTLGTQGTPNPVLTTNSQDKYGNEGIKPEMKNEYELGFETKFFDRRLGLDFSYYNAKIKDQILDLTLAPTTGASSILANVGELSNKGFEVALTGSPFRTANFSWDVTLNWAKNINKVVKLANGATELLHADYDGSAAQLKSVVGDPMGGIYAHPVKTDASGKDMVDSDGFLMIDGDKWVKYGSAMPKGVGGLLNSFTYKSFTLDVNIDYSYGGSLMPTGINWMTARGLTEESLKYSTNERGGLTYYMENGKGVQVPNSATAGPGGQVLYRDGMLMNGVTADGSPNTNVISQAGYYNMTYNWGGPQYSSSRYELYIQKNDYVKLREVSLAFNVPAAYASKFGATKLSLSFFGRNLFYIYRTIKDMDAEATTAGTKWTQNVNNAGLTPSTRSYGVMLRASF, translated from the coding sequence ATGAGAAAACTGTTATATGAATCACTGTTAGTTTTTCTAATGGTATTGTGCTCTCAAGGAGTGAGCGCACAAAACAAAACAATCTCCGGAGTAATTACAGATAGTGCAAATATGCCTATTCCATTTGTTACTGTTAAAGAAAAAGGAACGAAAGTAGAAGCGTCAGCTGATGAAAATGGAGCATTTACAATTTCAGTAAAAGAAGGAGCTACTATCATCGTAAGCCTTATTGGCTTTAAAACAACAGAACTAAAAGCTGTTGATGGAATGAAAATTAAATTAGCAACTGCGACTAACGAACTTGATGGCGTTACAGTTACTGCTTTAGGACAAACTAAAAAGAACAAATCAATTGGGTATGCTACAAGTGTTATTAAAGCAGATGCATTAGTAAAAACAGCTTCGCCTACCATTGCTAATGGTTTGTACGGTAAGGCACCAGGTGTGCGTATTAGTTCTACTCCAGGTGGAGCCGGAGCAATCAATATTCAGATTCGTGGTATAAACTCAATAACCGGTAGAAATCAGCCACTTATTATTTTGGATGGTGTGCCTATTCGTGATGGAGAGGTTAACAACAATGATTATTGGAACCAACAACGTGTAAAAAATAATGGTTTAGCCGATATTAATCCTGAAGATATTGAGAATATTTCGATTCTTAAAGGAGCTTCTGCTGCTGCATTATATGGTTCTGAAGCTGTAAACGGAGTTGTATTGATTACTTCTAAATCTGGTAAAGGAAAAAAAGGATTAGGTATTGACTTTAGTACTAGTTACTCTGGTAATGAAATTGCATACTTGCCTAGATTTCAATACGAAAGAGGACCAGGTTGGACAAATGCGAATTATTCTACAGGATATTTAGCTCCAGACGGATTTGCTCATTATGATGTAGATGGTAATGGTACTTTTGAAACGAGAGGAGTTTCAAATAGTGGTAATAACTTTGGTCCTTGGTTTGACGGTAAGCCTGTTATGACTTGGGATGGAGTAATTCGTCCTTACTCAGCTCAAAGAGATGGATACAAAAATATGTTCCAAAATTCATGGGATTCGACAACAAACTTTGCGCTTTCAAATAATACTGAAAACAGTAGTATTCGTTTTTCTTACACACGTATTGAATCAGAAGCATTAAGTATGGGGAACAATAACAAAAAGAATAATTTTAACCTAAATGCGTCATTCAAAACAGGTAAATTAAAAACGGATGTTATTGTGAGTTATATGAATCAAAATTTACAGAACCGTACTTTTGCTATGGATCGTTTGGTTAATAACTTTACTGGTATGCTTAGCCCATTTGATAATGGTGATTGGTACAAAGCTAAATACAAAACTAGTTTAGGGTACAAATACGTAATAGGTAAAGATACTCAAAGCTTAACTCCAATTGAAAATATTTACCGTAATGGTTTCAGAGGAGATATTGCTGATTATTTTTGGAATACAGGTGCTAAACAGCAAGATGAGATTACAAACCGTTTAATCGCAAGTGTTACTGAAACGCTTTCTGTTACCAAAGATTTAGCATTACGTGGTCGTGTTTCGACTGATTTAACTGCAATAAATATTGAGAATAAAAATCCAGTAGAAGTACCTTTGGTTTATGAATTTGGAAACGAGGGAGATCGTTCAGGTTCTTTTATGATGGAAGGTCAGGATTATAATATTCTTTATGGCGATTTATTAGCGACTTACAACAAAAAAATCAATGAAGATTTTGGTATAAATGCTGTTGTTGGTTATTCTGCTACAAGAGAAACTTACAGAACATTATCTCGTTCTACTAAAGGTGGTTTAAGTGTTGAAGGATGGTATGATCTAAAATCTTCTATAGGTATCGCTACTAGTGATTCAAAAAGAGAAGAGACTTTAAAAGATGCTGTTTTTGGAACTTTAAGCGGAAGCTTCAGAAATTATTTGTTTGTTGAAGGAACTATCAGAAGAGACCGTACTTCTACAATGAACCCAAATAATAATGCCTTTACTTATCCTTCTGTAAATTCAAGTTTTGTATTATCAGATGCGGTAAAATTGCCAGACTTTATCAGTTATGCAAAAATGCGTGGTTCTTGGGGTATTGTGGGTAGCTATCCGGGTCGTTATGGAGCAAATGTGGCATTCATACAAAATACATTAGGAACTCAGGGAACTCCAAATCCAGTGTTGACTACAAATTCTCAAGACAAGTATGGAAATGAGGGAATCAAACCTGAAATGAAAAATGAATACGAGCTTGGTTTTGAAACTAAATTCTTCGACAGAAGATTAGGATTAGATTTTTCTTATTATAATGCAAAGATAAAGGATCAGATTCTTGATTTGACTTTGGCACCAACGACTGGAGCTAGTAGTATCCTGGCTAACGTAGGAGAGTTGAGTAATAAAGGATTTGAAGTTGCTTTGACAGGTTCTCCTTTCAGAACAGCGAATTTTTCTTGGGATGTAACTTTAAACTGGGCAAAAAATATCAACAAAGTTGTAAAATTGGCTAACGGTGCAACAGAATTATTACATGCTGATTATGATGGGTCTGCGGCTCAATTGAAATCTGTAGTAGGTGATCCAATGGGAGGTATTTATGCACACCCTGTTAAAACTGATGCTAGTGGTAAAGATATGGTTGACTCTGATGGATTCTTAATGATTGATGGAGATAAATGGGTAAAATACGGAAGTGCTATGCCTAAAGGTGTAGGAGGATTATTAAACTCATTTACTTATAAAAGTTTCACATTAGATGTAAATATAGATTATTCTTATGGAGGTTCTTTGATGCCAACAGGTATTAACTGGATGACTGCAAGAGGATTGACAGAAGAATCATTGAAATACAGTACAAATGAGCGTGGTGGTTTAACGTATTATATGGAAAATGGTAAAGGAGTTCAGGTTCCTAATAGCGCAACTGCAGGACCAGGAGGTCAGGTATTATACCGCGATGGTATGTTAATGAACGGTGTAACTGCAGATGGTTCTCCAAATACAAACGTAATTTCTCAGGCAGGTTATTATAACATGACTTACAACTGGGGAGGTCCTCAATACAGCAGCTCACGTTATGAATTGTATATTCAAAAGAATGATTATGTTAAATTAAGAGAGGTATCTCTTGCGTTTAATGTGCCAGCGGCTTATGCAAGTAAATTTGGCGCTACAAAATTGAGTTTGTCTTTCTTCGGTCGTAACTTGTTTTATATCTACAGAACAATTAAGGATATGGATGCTGAAGCAACTACAGCAGGAACAAAATGGACTCAAAACGTAAACAATGCAGGATTAACTCCTTCTACAAGAAGTTATGGAGTAATGTTAAGAGCATCTTTCTAA
- a CDS encoding LacI family DNA-binding transcriptional regulator, translating to MKKKITIKDIAKAANVSVTTVSFVLNDKGEKMGISKEVIKKVLKVTEEMKFKLNMIASSLRTGKTRSIGLIVEDISNQFFSDLARVIEREAIDLNYRVFYCSTGGNDERAVELVNSLLQANVDGFIITPTENMKKTIDRLLELQCPVVLLDRYFEEQDVSHVVLDNFEGAQTAIHYFLKKGFEKIAFVTNSSELIQMNLRKQGYVNALKGVGLYDNSRVLDLEYHITEEERIEKISEFLSNNTEVDAVLFSANYLLLAGLQSFRRLGLKIPTDKAVISFDDHDSFRLHSPSITVLSQPIEEMGKKTVMLLMKQMNEGTNYKIEKEKKKGSLTIRESV from the coding sequence ATGAAAAAAAAGATCACTATTAAAGATATCGCGAAAGCTGCAAATGTATCGGTTACTACGGTTTCATTTGTTCTGAATGATAAAGGGGAGAAGATGGGGATCAGTAAAGAAGTGATTAAGAAAGTTCTTAAAGTTACTGAAGAAATGAAGTTCAAACTCAATATGATCGCAAGTAGTTTGAGAACGGGAAAAACAAGATCTATTGGGCTTATTGTGGAAGATATTTCAAATCAATTTTTTTCTGATTTGGCAAGAGTAATCGAGAGGGAGGCAATAGATTTAAATTACAGAGTTTTTTATTGTAGTACTGGCGGAAATGATGAGCGTGCGGTCGAGTTAGTTAATAGTTTATTGCAGGCTAATGTTGATGGTTTTATTATAACTCCTACAGAGAATATGAAAAAAACTATCGATCGATTGTTAGAACTTCAATGTCCGGTTGTTTTGCTTGACAGGTATTTTGAAGAGCAGGATGTAAGTCATGTCGTTCTGGATAATTTTGAAGGAGCCCAAACTGCTATTCATTATTTTTTGAAAAAAGGATTCGAAAAAATTGCATTTGTTACTAATTCCTCGGAGTTGATTCAGATGAATTTAAGAAAGCAAGGATATGTGAATGCTTTAAAAGGAGTTGGTTTATATGATAATTCCAGAGTTTTGGATTTGGAGTATCACATCACTGAAGAGGAGCGAATAGAAAAGATCTCTGAATTTTTGAGTAATAATACAGAAGTTGACGCTGTTTTGTTTAGCGCAAATTATTTGTTGCTTGCCGGTTTGCAGTCATTTAGAAGATTAGGGCTAAAAATCCCTACTGATAAAGCAGTAATTAGTTTTGATGATCACGACAGTTTTAGACTGCATTCTCCTTCTATAACTGTTTTATCTCAGCCAATCGAAGAGATGGGAAAAAAAACTGTAATGTTATTGATGAAGCAAATGAATGAGGGAACTAATTATAAGATTGAGAAAGAAAAGAAAAAAGGCAGTCTAACTATAAGGGAATCGGTTTAA